In the genome of Halobacterium noricense, one region contains:
- a CDS encoding DUF5805 domain-containing protein: MTEDVKLNVAVPEHQRNVYDEEAEQMGFASRSAYVRAMVNAGRRNFGLDPQGPGGEDATLADVIEQRIVTIIDDADGASRDAVVEEITGDIEQTVTDCLARLNDAGKIDYDIQQDGLVVRTESD; encoded by the coding sequence ATGACCGAGGACGTGAAACTCAACGTCGCCGTCCCCGAACACCAGCGTAACGTCTACGACGAGGAGGCCGAACAGATGGGGTTCGCCAGCCGGTCCGCCTACGTCCGAGCGATGGTCAACGCTGGACGGCGGAATTTCGGCCTCGACCCCCAGGGTCCAGGCGGCGAAGACGCCACTCTAGCGGACGTCATCGAGCAGCGTATCGTCACCATCATCGACGACGCCGACGGTGCCAGTCGCGACGCCGTCGTCGAAGAGATCACCGGCGACATCGAGCAGACGGTCACGGATTGCCTCGCTCGCCTCAACGACGCCGGGAAGATCGACTACGACATCCAGCAGGACGGTCTCGTCGTCCGCACGGAGAGTGACTGA
- a CDS encoding tyrosine-type recombinase/integrase: MAQRDTATDYDHGPVQTFLDEMELYGRSTSTIGDYRTTLRQLRAFLTAHDTPIEDATRGDCLQWIQSLREDDYAPGSIRTKAVHVNRFYGYMVQTGEFDENPMVVVMEEMSERGDSSPTRRRIAVEEMREFVGSIRNPLHRAIVLVLAKTGIRVGELCNLDLRDVNLAHPAIAEYYGSRPRAAISDRENTLFVTSDINVDDTVNGEERTEGNKRHRDTRIPVDAEVERAIVEWLAIRPDVESAAEPLFVNVSESYGERLTSEMVRAYVTGLARENGWYTTGAGVEENVTPHYFRHFFTTEMRQRTDDGYLVKYLRGDVGDVMDRYTHNWQQLVAEPYTQSVYHLTTRRRRSS, encoded by the coding sequence GTGGCCCAGCGCGACACCGCGACTGACTACGACCACGGACCCGTGCAGACGTTCCTCGACGAGATGGAGCTGTACGGCCGGTCTACCAGCACCATCGGGGACTACCGGACGACGCTCCGGCAGCTCCGTGCGTTCCTCACTGCCCACGACACGCCCATCGAGGACGCGACTCGGGGGGACTGCCTCCAGTGGATTCAGTCCCTGCGCGAGGACGACTACGCTCCGGGGTCGATTCGCACGAAGGCCGTCCACGTCAACCGCTTCTACGGGTACATGGTACAGACGGGCGAGTTCGACGAGAATCCGATGGTCGTCGTGATGGAGGAGATGAGCGAACGCGGCGACTCGTCACCGACTCGGCGGCGCATCGCCGTCGAAGAGATGAGGGAGTTCGTCGGCTCGATTCGGAATCCGCTGCACCGCGCCATCGTGCTGGTGCTGGCGAAGACCGGCATCCGCGTCGGGGAGCTGTGCAACCTCGATTTACGAGACGTCAACCTCGCTCACCCCGCGATAGCGGAGTACTACGGCAGCCGGCCGCGAGCAGCCATCAGCGACCGCGAAAACACCCTGTTCGTGACGAGCGACATTAACGTCGACGATACTGTGAACGGCGAGGAGCGCACGGAAGGAAACAAGCGCCACCGCGACACGCGCATCCCCGTCGACGCCGAAGTGGAGCGCGCGATCGTGGAGTGGCTGGCAATCCGTCCGGACGTGGAATCGGCGGCAGAGCCGCTGTTCGTGAACGTTTCCGAGAGCTACGGCGAGCGGCTGACGAGCGAGATGGTGCGGGCGTACGTCACCGGCTTAGCACGGGAGAACGGCTGGTACACGACGGGAGCGGGCGTCGAGGAGAACGTCACGCCGCACTACTTTCGACACTTTTTCACGACAGAGATGCGCCAACGGACGGACGACGGCTACCTCGTGAAGTACCTTCGCGGCGACGTTGGCGACGTGATGGACCGGTACACCCACAACTGGCAGCAGCTGGTCGCCGAGCCCTACACTCAGTCCGTGTACCACCTGACCACTCGTCGGAGACGCAGCTCGTAA
- a CDS encoding MarR family transcriptional regulator, with product MVVFADGNDAPTPDRDSLADLPPSAKLVFKVLEYDSPLTQAELRDRTRLSKRTTRHGLSLLKEADLVEERVYIPDARKRIYEPRVVD from the coding sequence GTGGTCGTTTTTGCCGACGGTAACGACGCACCGACACCCGACCGGGACAGCTTAGCCGACCTGCCGCCGAGCGCGAAACTCGTGTTCAAGGTTCTGGAGTACGACTCGCCGCTCACGCAGGCGGAGTTGCGCGACCGGACGCGGCTCTCGAAGCGCACGACGCGCCACGGGCTCTCGCTGCTGAAAGAGGCCGACCTCGTCGAGGAGCGCGTCTACATCCCGGACGCGAGAAAACGCATCTACGAGCCGCGGGTGGTCGACTAG
- a CDS encoding CopG family ribbon-helix-helix protein, with translation MTVVSVSMPDELLERLDEFSEDHGYTGRSEVVREAARNLLGEFEDKQLEDRPLIGVVTVLFSYENSTVEERMMNLRHEYEGLVTSNVHNHVGDHYCMELFILEGKLDEISEFVGRVRATKDTITVDYSVIPVDGFTPLSER, from the coding sequence ATGACCGTCGTCAGCGTTTCGATGCCCGACGAACTCCTCGAACGACTCGACGAGTTCTCCGAGGACCACGGCTACACCGGCCGCAGCGAGGTCGTCCGGGAGGCCGCGCGCAACCTCCTCGGCGAGTTCGAGGACAAACAACTGGAGGACCGCCCGCTCATCGGCGTCGTCACCGTCCTGTTCAGCTACGAGAACTCCACCGTCGAGGAGCGCATGATGAACCTCCGCCACGAGTACGAGGGCCTCGTGACGAGCAACGTCCACAACCACGTCGGCGACCACTACTGCATGGAGCTGTTCATCCTCGAAGGTAAACTCGACGAAATCTCGGAGTTCGTGGGGCGCGTGCGCGCCACGAAGGACACGATCACGGTGGACTACTCGGTGATTCCCGTCGACGGCTTCACACCGCTGTCCGAGCGCTAG
- the gcvPB gene encoding aminomethyl-transferring glycine dehydrogenase subunit GcvPB: MEHYDQAAYEQAADDQYEPLLAEKDETTTEVESSLPDELTRDELELPSLAEPELARHYVRLSQQNYGVDSGPYPLGSCTMKYNPRFTEDVAALDAASVHPDRSAESVQGTLELQYDLQDYLGRIGGMDAVTLQPPAGAAGEFAGILLADAYHEANDDGHRDEVLIPDSAHGTNFASAALGGYDVVELPSGDDGRVDLDALDAALGENTAALMLTNPNTLGLFERDIERIADMVHDAGGLLYYDGANLNALLGRARPGDMGFDIMHFNVHKTFATPHGGGGPGAGPVGVTEEVAEFLPEPHIRQTEGGKYERYTPAHSVGKVHGFAGNWLVLIKAFAYIDRLGDDGLSDASAKAVLNANYLAEQVDYDVPLGPFHHEFVASAGDQDAADVAKRMLDYGVHPPTTNWPELVDEALMTEPTEVETMDNLDDLADAFNAVAADDTETLESAPNRTTARRIDQTSAARNPRLSWRDLD, from the coding sequence ATGGAGCATTACGACCAGGCCGCCTACGAGCAGGCCGCCGACGACCAGTACGAGCCGCTGCTCGCCGAGAAAGACGAGACGACCACGGAAGTCGAGTCGTCGCTGCCCGACGAGCTGACGCGGGACGAACTCGAACTGCCGAGCCTCGCCGAACCCGAGCTCGCGCGCCACTACGTCCGGCTCAGCCAGCAAAACTACGGCGTCGATTCCGGCCCGTACCCGCTGGGCTCGTGCACGATGAAGTACAACCCCCGGTTCACGGAGGACGTCGCCGCGCTCGACGCCGCGAGCGTCCATCCGGACCGCTCCGCCGAGAGCGTCCAGGGAACGCTCGAACTCCAGTACGACCTCCAGGACTACCTCGGGCGCATCGGCGGCATGGACGCCGTCACGCTCCAGCCGCCCGCGGGCGCTGCGGGCGAGTTCGCGGGCATCCTGCTCGCGGACGCCTACCACGAGGCCAACGACGATGGCCACCGCGACGAAGTGCTCATTCCGGACTCCGCGCACGGCACGAACTTCGCCTCGGCGGCGCTGGGCGGCTACGACGTCGTCGAACTCCCCTCGGGCGACGACGGCCGCGTCGACCTCGACGCCCTCGACGCCGCGCTCGGCGAGAACACGGCCGCACTGATGCTCACGAACCCGAACACGCTCGGGCTCTTCGAGCGCGACATCGAGCGAATCGCGGACATGGTCCACGACGCGGGCGGCCTGCTCTACTACGACGGCGCGAATCTCAACGCCCTGCTCGGCCGCGCTCGCCCCGGCGATATGGGCTTCGACATCATGCACTTCAACGTCCACAAGACGTTCGCGACGCCCCACGGCGGCGGTGGCCCGGGCGCAGGACCGGTCGGCGTCACCGAGGAGGTCGCCGAATTCCTCCCCGAACCGCATATCCGACAAACTGAGGGCGGGAAGTACGAGCGCTACACGCCCGCGCACTCCGTCGGGAAGGTCCACGGCTTCGCCGGGAACTGGCTCGTCCTGATTAAGGCGTTCGCGTACATCGACCGCCTCGGCGACGACGGCCTCAGCGACGCATCCGCGAAAGCCGTACTGAACGCCAACTACCTCGCCGAGCAGGTGGACTACGACGTCCCCCTCGGCCCGTTCCACCACGAGTTCGTCGCGAGCGCTGGCGACCAGGACGCCGCCGATGTCGCCAAGCGCATGCTCGACTACGGCGTCCACCCGCCGACGACGAACTGGCCCGAACTCGTCGACGAAGCGCTGATGACCGAACCCACGGAGGTCGAGACGATGGACAACCTCGACGACCTCGCCGACGCGTTCAACGCTGTCGCTGCCGACGATACGGAGACGCTCGAGAGCGCGCCCAACCGGACTACGGCTCGGCGCATCGACCAGACGAGCGCCGCCCGGAACCCGCGGCTATCGTGGCGCGACCTCGACTAA
- the gcvPA gene encoding aminomethyl-transferring glycine dehydrogenase subunit GcvPA: MSGRESGSPYAPHTDAETEAMLDAVGVDDVEALFDIPDSVRFDDEFGIDAKSEQEAVVEAKKRLRRNDDLTEFLGRGHYEHYVPSLVDHLAQRSEFLTSYTQYQPEVTQGFLQALFEYQSMLVELTGLGVANCSMYDEATALAEAALLAKRVRAADGDRVLVPEYVRNGHVSVLENYTNGAEVVVERYGTDAGNVDTDALADAIADDVVMVYAENPTTTGAVEEHLDAVGDLADDHDALFCLGSDPVALSLLQRPVDVGADVVVGDASVLGLPTSYGMGLGVFACREDFLRQVPGRLVGASEDADDNRAYTLTLQTREQHIRKERATSNICTNQAWVALRAAIHAASLGSEGLVNLAERMVELPRDLAADIDDITGVRAPVHDRHHFREFLAHTDQPAPAIASDLEADGFAVHAVGDHRLQVCVTDANEHAVDRLVAAVEEVTH; this comes from the coding sequence ATGAGCGGGCGTGAGAGCGGCAGCCCGTACGCGCCACACACGGACGCCGAGACCGAAGCGATGCTGGACGCCGTCGGCGTCGACGACGTCGAAGCCCTGTTCGACATCCCCGACTCGGTGCGCTTCGACGACGAGTTCGGCATCGACGCCAAGTCCGAGCAGGAAGCCGTCGTGGAGGCGAAAAAGCGTCTGCGGCGCAACGACGACTTGACGGAGTTCCTCGGGCGCGGCCACTACGAGCACTACGTGCCGTCGCTGGTCGACCACCTCGCCCAGCGCTCGGAGTTTTTGACCTCGTACACGCAGTACCAGCCCGAAGTCACGCAGGGGTTCCTGCAAGCGCTCTTCGAGTACCAGTCGATGCTCGTCGAACTCACGGGGCTGGGCGTCGCGAACTGTTCGATGTACGACGAGGCGACCGCGCTCGCGGAGGCCGCACTGCTCGCCAAGCGCGTGCGCGCCGCGGACGGCGACCGTGTGCTCGTCCCCGAGTACGTCCGCAACGGCCACGTCAGCGTCCTCGAAAACTACACGAACGGCGCGGAGGTCGTCGTCGAACGCTACGGCACTGACGCCGGGAACGTCGACACCGACGCGCTCGCCGACGCCATCGCCGACGACGTCGTGATGGTGTACGCGGAGAACCCCACGACGACCGGCGCGGTCGAGGAGCACCTCGACGCTGTCGGCGACCTCGCGGACGACCACGACGCGCTGTTCTGCCTCGGCTCCGACCCGGTCGCGCTCTCGCTCCTCCAGCGGCCCGTCGACGTCGGCGCGGACGTCGTCGTCGGCGACGCCAGCGTCCTCGGCCTCCCCACGAGCTACGGGATGGGCCTGGGCGTGTTCGCGTGCCGCGAGGACTTCCTCCGGCAGGTCCCGGGGCGACTCGTCGGCGCAAGTGAAGATGCGGACGACAATCGCGCGTACACGCTCACGCTCCAGACGCGCGAACAGCACATCCGCAAGGAGCGCGCGACATCGAACATCTGCACGAATCAGGCGTGGGTCGCGCTCCGTGCCGCCATCCACGCCGCGTCGCTGGGCTCCGAGGGGCTCGTGAACCTCGCCGAGCGCATGGTCGAACTGCCGCGCGACCTCGCGGCCGACATCGACGACATCACGGGCGTCCGCGCGCCCGTCCACGACCGCCACCACTTCCGGGAGTTCCTCGCGCACACCGACCAGCCCGCGCCCGCCATCGCCAGCGACCTCGAAGCAGACGGGTTCGCCGTCCACGCCGTCGGTGACCACCGGCTGCAGGTCTGCGTCACGGACGCCAACGAGCACGCCGTCGACCGCCTCGTCGCCGCGGTCGAGGAGGTGACCCACTGA
- the gcvH gene encoding glycine cleavage system protein GcvH gives MSFDVPQDLYYLDSHEWIDPDTGRVGISDFAQDELGDVVFVELPAVGNDLQRNDELGVVESIKAVSDIYAPVSGEVTDVNDALEDQPELVNDDPFGDGWLVELDFDESALDGLLDADEYAEQIA, from the coding sequence ATGAGCTTCGACGTGCCCCAAGACCTGTACTACCTCGACTCGCACGAATGGATAGACCCCGACACCGGCCGCGTCGGCATCTCGGACTTCGCGCAGGACGAACTCGGCGACGTCGTCTTCGTCGAACTCCCCGCCGTCGGCAACGACCTCCAGCGGAACGACGAACTCGGCGTCGTCGAATCCATCAAAGCCGTCTCGGACATCTACGCGCCCGTCTCGGGTGAAGTCACGGACGTCAACGACGCCCTCGAAGACCAGCCCGAACTCGTCAACGACGACCCCTTCGGCGACGGCTGGCTCGTCGAACTCGACTTCGACGAATCGGCGCTCGACGGCCTGCTGGACGCCGACGAGTACGCCGAGCAAATCGCATAG
- the gcvT gene encoding glycine cleavage system aminomethyltransferase GcvT: MALRMPPLYGRHDDRGAQFTEFGGWEMPVEFDSIRTEHAAVRESAGVFDVSHMGEIEVGGPDAERLMQRLTTNDVAALDPGNAQYSAITDDEGVVLDDTVVYRLPEGNDAEYLFVPNAGHDEQMYERWADYRDDHDLTATVDNVTGEYGMVAVQGPDAPELVAARAGDSVLDLGRFEAEYADVAGVECWVANTGYTGEDGFELVFPADGAGAVWDAFANDCQPCGLGARDTLRLEVGLLLSGQDFHHEGNPRTPYEAGIGFVVNLDTEFVGRDRLAAQKEAGVDEEFVGFVLEERGVPRHGYDIQKDGDAVGEVTSGTMSPTLDEPIGLGYVDTDYADDGTSVEVVVRGTGKRATITPTPFIDS; encoded by the coding sequence ATGGCACTCCGAATGCCGCCGCTGTACGGTCGCCACGACGACCGCGGCGCGCAGTTCACGGAGTTCGGCGGGTGGGAGATGCCCGTCGAGTTCGACTCCATCCGGACCGAGCACGCCGCTGTCCGGGAGTCGGCCGGCGTCTTCGACGTCTCCCATATGGGCGAAATCGAAGTCGGCGGTCCGGACGCCGAGCGGTTGATGCAACGGCTCACGACCAACGACGTCGCCGCGCTCGACCCCGGCAACGCCCAGTATTCGGCGATTACGGACGACGAGGGCGTCGTGCTCGACGACACCGTCGTCTACCGGCTTCCCGAGGGCAACGACGCCGAGTACCTGTTCGTGCCGAACGCCGGCCACGACGAGCAGATGTACGAGCGGTGGGCCGACTACCGCGACGACCACGACCTCACGGCGACTGTCGACAACGTCACCGGCGAGTACGGCATGGTCGCCGTGCAAGGCCCCGACGCCCCCGAACTCGTCGCGGCGCGCGCCGGCGACTCGGTGCTCGACCTCGGGCGCTTCGAGGCGGAGTACGCCGACGTCGCGGGCGTCGAGTGCTGGGTCGCCAACACCGGCTACACGGGCGAGGACGGCTTCGAACTCGTGTTCCCGGCGGACGGCGCGGGCGCGGTCTGGGACGCGTTCGCCAACGACTGCCAGCCCTGCGGGCTCGGTGCGCGCGACACGCTCCGGCTGGAGGTCGGCCTCCTACTCTCCGGACAGGACTTCCACCACGAGGGGAACCCGCGCACGCCCTACGAGGCTGGCATCGGCTTCGTCGTCAACCTCGACACCGAGTTCGTCGGTCGCGACCGCCTCGCCGCCCAGAAAGAGGCTGGCGTCGACGAGGAGTTCGTCGGCTTCGTCCTGGAGGAGCGCGGCGTCCCCCGCCACGGCTACGACATCCAGAAGGACGGCGACGCTGTCGGCGAAGTCACGAGCGGGACGATGAGCCCGACACTCGACGAGCCCATCGGCCTTGGCTACGTCGACACCGACTACGCCGACGACGGCACGAGCGTCGAGGTCGTCGTCCGCGGCACCGGCAAACGAGCAACCATCACCCCCACACCTTTCATCGACTCATGA
- a CDS encoding NYN domain-containing protein, translated as MQRLSSLLDGDGDAAVALFVDGPNVLREEFDVDLDDVRETAEAAGRLAVTRLYVDEHATPELMQAAEARGYDIRVTSGDVDVKLAVDATELVVGGSVDVLAVASRDTDFKPVLETAGRRGIRTLAIAPGEHGRSDALRNAADDAVVLGE; from the coding sequence ATGCAGCGACTCAGTAGCCTGCTGGACGGGGACGGCGACGCAGCCGTCGCCCTGTTCGTGGACGGGCCGAACGTCCTCCGCGAGGAGTTCGACGTGGACTTGGACGACGTCCGGGAGACGGCAGAAGCCGCCGGCCGGCTGGCCGTGACGCGGCTGTACGTCGACGAGCACGCGACGCCCGAACTGATGCAGGCCGCGGAGGCCCGCGGCTACGACATCCGCGTGACCAGCGGGGACGTGGACGTGAAGCTCGCGGTGGACGCGACCGAACTCGTCGTCGGGGGCAGCGTGGACGTGCTCGCGGTCGCCTCGCGCGACACGGATTTCAAGCCCGTGCTGGAGACCGCGGGGCGGCGCGGCATCCGCACGCTCGCCATCGCACCCGGCGAGCACGGGCGGTCGGACGCGCTCCGGAACGCCGCCGACGACGCGGTCGTGCTCGGCGAGTAG
- a CDS encoding TatD family hydrolase, whose protein sequence is MTDLGTPVLDDHLHLDADNRGIDAVEDFVHLGGTHLLVVNKPSWHHGIEADEGADFRPVFEETIDLVERASEALPGRAWPVLGVHPGLISRLVDDRGFAPEEAGELMRAGIDVAAEYASDGHAVALKSGRPHYDVSDTVWEASNEVIRHACRRAAETGVALQLHTEATEDLTDVAEWAEAAGLPPERVVKHYAGGELDGVTKSVMCDKEYLETAVEVGEPFLMETDFVDDADRRGAVMGPKTVPRRVRRLQEQGHDDAVRLAHVETPEAVYGIDTRGTLDE, encoded by the coding sequence ATGACCGACCTCGGGACGCCCGTACTGGACGACCACCTCCACCTCGACGCCGACAACCGCGGCATCGACGCCGTCGAGGACTTCGTTCACCTCGGCGGAACACACCTGCTCGTCGTGAACAAGCCGTCGTGGCACCACGGTATCGAAGCCGACGAGGGCGCGGACTTCCGGCCTGTCTTCGAGGAGACCATCGACCTCGTCGAGCGAGCCAGCGAGGCCCTGCCGGGCCGGGCGTGGCCCGTGCTCGGCGTCCACCCCGGCCTGATTTCGCGATTGGTTGACGACCGCGGCTTCGCGCCCGAGGAAGCGGGCGAACTGATGCGCGCGGGCATCGACGTCGCGGCGGAGTACGCCAGCGACGGCCACGCGGTCGCACTGAAGTCCGGTCGCCCGCATTACGACGTCAGCGACACAGTGTGGGAGGCCTCGAACGAGGTTATCCGCCACGCCTGCAGGCGCGCCGCCGAGACCGGGGTCGCGCTCCAGCTCCACACCGAAGCGACCGAGGACCTTACGGACGTCGCGGAGTGGGCCGAGGCCGCCGGCCTGCCGCCCGAGCGCGTGGTGAAACACTACGCGGGCGGCGAACTCGACGGCGTCACGAAGAGCGTGATGTGCGACAAAGAGTACCTGGAGACCGCCGTGGAGGTCGGCGAACCGTTCCTGATGGAGACGGATTTCGTGGACGACGCCGACCGCCGGGGCGCAGTAATGGGTCCGAAGACGGTGCCGCGGCGCGTCCGCCGGCTCCAAGAACAGGGCCACGACGACGCCGTCCGGCTCGCGCACGTCGAGACCCCCGAAGCCGTCTACGGCATCGACACTCGCGGGACGCTCGACGAGTAG
- a CDS encoding DUF2150 family protein — protein MSAPEEEFYSEERWQNWLDRLRDEDIDPEDEDSARLLLNLQDDVAIAVAKILKAYDNDAIDDEEALEELTDIREVVLSEPDFEDEDKLMLVDGVQTSLVCVFYSAEQYIADGVADETDVTGYVQAAVEAEQEEDLDRALGLSACAGTRVIDGDDLDMGVLDDVEYGLVTEWVNGLDSLQSALSDPEVIEDDD, from the coding sequence ATGAGTGCCCCCGAGGAGGAGTTCTACTCCGAGGAACGCTGGCAGAACTGGCTCGACCGGCTGCGCGACGAGGACATCGACCCGGAGGACGAGGACTCCGCGCGCCTCCTGTTGAACCTCCAGGACGACGTCGCCATCGCGGTCGCGAAAATCCTGAAGGCGTACGACAACGACGCCATCGACGACGAGGAAGCCCTCGAAGAGCTCACCGACATCCGCGAGGTCGTGCTCTCCGAGCCCGACTTCGAGGACGAGGACAAGCTCATGCTCGTCGACGGCGTCCAGACGAGCCTCGTCTGCGTGTTCTACAGCGCCGAGCAGTATATCGCCGACGGCGTCGCCGACGAGACTGACGTCACCGGCTACGTCCAGGCCGCCGTCGAAGCCGAACAGGAAGAGGACCTCGACCGCGCGCTCGGCCTGAGCGCCTGCGCCGGCACGCGCGTCATCGACGGCGACGACCTCGATATGGGCGTCCTCGACGACGTCGAGTACGGCCTCGTCACGGAGTGGGTCAACGGCCTCGACAGCCTCCAGAGCGCGCTCTCGGACCCGGAAGTCATCGAAGACGACGACTGA
- the hmgB gene encoding hydroxymethylglutaryl-CoA synthase encodes MTSVGIDAIEVRTGRLKLDLAETFAPEQGDDPEKYTKGLGLFSSSFPDAYEDIVTMGANAAHRLMERKGLEPEDVGRIDVATESSFDNSKPVSTYIAGCLEQVYDGDFHHANKGERKFACIAGTQSLDDAVNWILAGRNRGRGALVIATDTALYARDSSGEATQGAGAVAMYITEDPDLVELSTEQGYGSADETDFLKPNQQFPSVDGKRSVQVYLARMREALEDFERAAGDTHPDDYAFIPFHTPFPGMVRKAAVLGYRHMIRGTDVEDALADDIGRQPRRDDFDSPEAFEEATRGYVDDLKETDAYREWYGEAIEPTLDISSQVGNWYTGSVHIARVGALKRAAEQGRDLAAEKLLVASYGSGAQAEIHEETVQPGFEDEVAALNVDEQVERRYDLSFAEYEQIHDRHNHEKSVELEPFTRPDSEFVFDGWGPMNERQYTYVE; translated from the coding sequence ATGACTAGCGTCGGCATCGACGCCATCGAAGTGCGAACGGGGCGGCTGAAACTCGACCTCGCGGAGACGTTCGCGCCCGAGCAGGGCGACGACCCCGAGAAGTACACGAAGGGACTGGGCCTGTTCTCGTCGTCGTTCCCGGACGCCTACGAGGACATCGTGACGATGGGTGCGAACGCCGCGCATCGGCTGATGGAGCGCAAGGGCCTCGAACCCGAGGACGTCGGGCGCATCGACGTCGCGACGGAGTCGTCGTTCGACAACTCGAAGCCGGTGTCGACGTACATCGCCGGCTGTCTCGAACAGGTCTACGACGGTGACTTCCACCACGCGAACAAGGGCGAGCGGAAGTTCGCGTGCATCGCGGGCACGCAGAGCCTCGACGACGCGGTGAACTGGATTCTCGCGGGGCGGAACCGCGGGCGCGGCGCGCTCGTCATCGCGACCGACACCGCGCTGTACGCGCGGGACTCCTCCGGCGAGGCGACGCAGGGCGCTGGCGCGGTCGCCATGTACATCACCGAGGACCCGGACCTCGTGGAACTCTCCACGGAGCAGGGATACGGCTCCGCGGACGAGACGGACTTCCTGAAGCCGAACCAGCAGTTCCCGAGCGTGGACGGCAAGCGCTCGGTGCAGGTGTACCTCGCGCGGATGCGCGAAGCGCTGGAGGACTTCGAGCGCGCCGCGGGCGACACCCACCCCGACGACTACGCGTTCATCCCGTTCCACACGCCGTTCCCCGGAATGGTGCGGAAGGCCGCGGTGCTGGGCTACCGGCACATGATTCGCGGGACGGACGTCGAGGACGCGCTCGCCGACGACATCGGCCGGCAGCCGCGCCGCGACGACTTCGACTCCCCCGAGGCGTTCGAGGAGGCCACCCGAGGGTACGTCGACGACCTCAAAGAGACCGACGCGTACCGCGAGTGGTACGGCGAGGCCATCGAGCCCACCCTCGACATCTCCAGTCAGGTCGGGAACTGGTACACGGGCTCGGTCCACATCGCGCGCGTCGGCGCGCTCAAGCGCGCAGCCGAGCAGGGCCGCGACCTCGCCGCGGAGAAGCTCCTCGTGGCGTCGTACGGCTCCGGCGCGCAGGCCGAGATTCACGAGGAGACCGTCCAGCCCGGCTTCGAGGACGAAGTCGCGGCGCTGAACGTCGACGAGCAGGTCGAGCGCCGCTACGACCTCTCCTTTGCGGAGTACGAGCA